In the Helicoverpa zea isolate HzStark_Cry1AcR chromosome 27, ilHelZeax1.1, whole genome shotgun sequence genome, one interval contains:
- the LOC124643450 gene encoding uncharacterized protein LOC124643450, with protein MSMGLTPLQEQSSLDPRLPNENQASAVSTRSVGQSSVQSGQNFQDSKSMSMGFTPLQDQSNPNSRLLNADQTSTISPRFVRQSIQSDENYQDPNSFLMVPHLSQDQRSFKSDLSTIIHTGPITSRSIGQSIQSDQNYQYQKSISSALSPLPEQSTSDPKLLNVHQTSAVSTRSVGLSVQSGQNYQDSKSLSVDPTPLQQQSIPSSRLLNADQTSASTPRSVGQSIQSGQHHQNQKSISSALSPLQEQSSPDPKLLNADQTSAISPRSMGQSIQSSQNNQDPKSFSLALSPLQENSLVIESQGDRGLKVLLSSANKTGSFFLKYIDRSTQIDERDFALLSSPSVRPLQYQVGPKPNLDYDTYIPPGSIGRFHQGPKAQSTPIPGYVNQYRFIPPELFSKRSEHFKYTLPAHDNVEGFGLTQVPYGQLVRIAPGNARFIPSAVPRDSKSFPPLAFGSSGKIGHPPYMSANLYEGNIVPIAPFKQFINDPLGPVYYRGHYVTPAYTVPVTSTPLTSSPIEFTVSAPCSPVPQQPSLGSLSVRKVNQEFDEYIHQWVQQIPIPVKSLKEQQDAEKARLDLYNGVWKVVTKMEIDPKIYNHPHFYQDVFDEELEDLMKSLPRSRELEDVKPTIRAQLFQKCLVMIEHMKSSTAPSSYKQQVLQCIENNLPKNKHTGNKEEKDKEELDKQNLADYYILTRFKDEDNIKANVHKNTFIKKLNEFLENVKTRYTIADMDTNVYAIEIISDLDKIPTPTPLAIRDEADEILLGMEVDNWICDLPQNPSSAGPLEKRTVRETIVKKINELGENQNYNIDSAFVCPLKTEMPKYLEKIPLKQGTNVDYMVDELANRIKNLPKFSRPKSVSFEEPRNYAEFSRNMPASSSLHETPQQDGSYYVVGDNSVPNGRPRSWTSQNPTVSQDSQWLSLQETQVPTELRYLPGGPQNMSQPNVQNVSEQMSGSARYTSNAYGPPNAQSTPYIQGQHNPNLQGPFSPISPEQFSQIPCRFTEMGEIQFCRNSDTPSDPRLQGQICCEDQTCPFSQYAAQEISNEAPYAPGFVYAQHSPYSQDPNSGNAYGSGRTNITPQGAYGQGIIKSYGQGFDPTTTPYCHMPQNIQNDSIPRYPVIVPPRAYADVFPQNNYVAGAKKYTPPSGYFPQEICGQNLPPNIIHLQSTSQQSPDLAGPPGQAFPQGFNAGNPAGQGPNHIGQSYANAQGGSVPPGQSSQYGQGQSLGQNAPGNVQSTHSQSQVLNKSSPVAGQSPAQVSPSGQGSSVRPGASGHESQNSQNTSSNIQSSQSPGQNKPSHNAGQSPTQVSPGGSGHVSLNVQNSPGNIQSSPSTRTSKSESLVQSKSSHEEGQGPLQASPNKQGSGQDSLNVQNASSKVSSSQDPNATPLKSGEDTLEQQNQSTGQSEQNQNPDQSEQNTDESGAIKPSTRDDSTQAGQLVPFNGSKILTHQRPSASGGRQSSGNSSKLNQTAQSSGPISAASQVPDMQGTPDDPFRILGVNQDPAHCRGNVCSGPQTYSELFSPSTAPQSLQSTGGQQSLTSGKTLDHTCIRDSIEENNCRQPFCSKIPCLFPHRPMCPAQHRGRHRPRQSRDQRVFQGEQPARLTEVDETDTSTDRERDMCRCIRRGRRSRCRRQPDEFSMEYPPCVPMRYQCYY; from the exons ATGTCGATGGGTCTTACTCCTTTACAAGAGCAAAGTAGTCTTGATCCTAGATTACCAAATGAAAACCAGGCTAGCGCCGTTTCGACAAGATCTGTTGGCCAGAGT AGTGTCCAAAGTGGTCAAAATTTCCAAGACTCAAAGAGTATGTCGATGGGTTTTACTCCATTACAAGACCAAAGTAATCCAAATTCTAGATTACTAAATGCAGACCAAACTAGCACTATTTCTCCAAGATTTGTTCGACAGAGTATACAAAGTGATGAAAATTACCAAGACCCTAATAGTTTCCTAATGGTTCCTCATTTATCACAAGACCAAAGAAGTTTTAAATCTGATTTATCAACAATAATCCATACCGGTCCCATTACGTCAAGATCCATTGGGCAGAGTATCCAAAGTGATCAAAATTACCAATACCAAAAGAGTATCTCATCGGCTCTTTCTCCATTACCAGAACAAAGTACTTCAGATCCTAAATTACTGAATGTACACCAAACTAGCGCCGTTTCGACTAGATCTGTTGGGCTCAGTGTCCAAAGTGGTCAAAATTACCAAGACTCAAAGAGTTTGTCAGTGGATCCTACTCCATTACAACAGCAAAGTATTCCAAGTTCAAGATTACTAAATGCAGATCAGACGAGTGCCAGTACTCCAAGATCCGTTGGGCAGAGTATCCAAAGTGGTCAACATCACCAAAACCAAAAGAGTATCTCATCGGCTCTTTCTCCATTGCAAGAGCAGAGTAGTCCAGATCCTAAATTACTCAATGCAGACCAGACCAGCGCCATTTCTCCAAGATCTATGGGGCAGAGTATCCAAAGTAGTCAAAATAACCAAGACCCAAAAAGTTTCTCATTGGCCCTTTCTCCATTACAAGAAAATAGTCTAGTAATAGAATCACAAGGTGACCGTGGTCTTAAAGTTTTACTGTCAAGTGCTAATAAGACCGGCTCCTTTTTTCTAAAATACATAGACCGGAGTACTCAAATCGATGAACGTGACTTTGCCCTATTAAGTTCTCCTTCGGTTCGTCCATTACAATACCAAGTTGGTCCAAAACCAAACTTGGATTACGATACCTACATTCCTCCAGGATCCATTGGTCGTTTCCACCAAGGCCCAAAAGCTCAAAGCACTCCAATACCTGGATATGTAAATCAGTACAGATTTATTCCTCCAGAGCTCTTTAGCAAAAGATctgaacattttaaatatacatTACCTGCTCACGACAATGTTGAAGGTTTTGGCCTCACTCAAGTGCCTTACGGGCAACTTGTGCGTATTGCTCCGGGAAACGCTAGGTTTATTCCAAGTGCTGTACCACGAGATTCAAAATCTTTCCCGCCATTAGCATTCGGTTCATCTGGTAAAATTGGTCATCCACCGTACATGTCTGCGAATCTTTATGAAGGAAATATTGTTCCAATTGCTCCGTTTAAGCAATTTATCAATGACCCTTTGGGACCTGTTTATTATCGTGGACATTACGTAACTCCAGCATACACGGTACCTGTTACTTCCACACCGTTAACATCTTCACCCATAGAATTCACAGTGAGTGCACCCTGCTCACCAGTTCCACAACAGCCGTCTCTGGGGTCATTATCAGTTAGAAAAGTAAACCAAGAATTTGATGAATATATCCATCAGTGGGTACAACAAATACCTATACCAGTTAAATCACTAAAAGAACAGCAGGACGCAGAAAAAGCTAGATTAGACCTTTACAACGGTGTGTGGAAAGTGGTGACGAAAATGGAAATAGATCCCAAAATTTATAACCATCCTCATTTCTACCAAGATGTTTTTGATGAAGAGCTGGAAGACTTAATGAAGAGTCTCCCAAGATCAAGGGAGTTAGAAGATGTAAAACCTACGATAAGAGCGCAGTTGTTTCAAAAATGtttagttatgattgaacatATGAAGTCATCTACAGCACCATCATCTTACAAACAGCAAGTATTACAGTGTATCGAGAATAACTTACCGAAAAATAAGCATACtggaaataaagaagaaaaagacaaaGAAGAACTAGACAAACAGAACTTAGCAGATTACTATATACTCACGAGATTTAAAGACGAAGACAACATAAAAGCAAATGTTCATAAAAATACCTTCATAAAGAAGCTCAATGAATTCCTTGAGAATGTTAAAACGAGATACACTATTGCTGACATGGATACAAATGTATATGCAATTGAAATTATTAGTGACTTGGATAAAATTCCTACTCCCACCCCTCTTGCTATAAGAGACGAAGCAGATGAAATATTACTTGGAATGGAAGTGGATAACTGGATTTGTGATCTTCCTCAAAATCCTAGTTCCGCCGGACCGTTAGAAAAAAGAACAGTTAGAGaaacaatagtaaaaaaaataaatgaattaggAGAAAATCAGAATTATAATATCGATTCAGCTTTTGTGTGTCCATTAAAGACTGAAATgccaaaatatttggaaaaaataCCGCTGAAACAAGGGACCAATGTGGATTATATGGTAGATGAACTTGCAAATCGAATCAAGAATTTACCCAAATTTTCACGTCCTAAATCAGTATCGTTTGAAGAGCCACGAAATTATGCTGAATTTAGCCGAAATATGCCTGCTTCCTCTAGTCTACATGAAACACCTCAACAAGATGGATCATATTATGTTGTCGGCGATAATAGTGTACCAAACGGCAGGCCAAGAAGTTGGACAAGTCAAAATCCAACAGTATCTCAAGATTCACAATGGCTTTCTTTGCAGGAAACTCAAGTGCCAACAGAATTGCGATATCTTCCAGGAGGACCTCAAAATATGTCGCAACCTAATGTCCAAAATGTATCAGAGCAAATGTCGGGATCGGCACGTTATACCAGTAATGCTTATGGACCTCCTAACGCGCAATCAACCCCATATATTCAAGGTCAACATAACCCAAACCTGCAAGGACCATTTTCACCGATTTCCCCAGAACAGTTTTCGCAAATACCTTGCCGTTTTACAGAAATGGGTGAAATACAATTTTGTCGTAACTCTGACACTCCTTCAGATCCACGTTTGCAAGGTCAAATCTGTTGTGAAGATCAAACTTGTCCGTTTTCACAATATGCTGCGCAGGAGATAAGTAACGAGGCGCCATATGCGCCAGGTTTTGTTTATGCTCAACATAGCCCATATAGTCAAGACCCAAACTCTGGCAATGCTTATGGCTCAGGTAGAACCAATATAACGCCTCAAGGAGCTTATGGACAAGGAATTATAAAATCGTACGGCCAAGGTTTTGACCCAACGACCACACCGTATTGTCACATGCCACAAAATATACAGAACGACTCAATACCACGTTACCCAGTTATAGTCCCTCCGAGAGCTTATGCTGATGTGTTCCCACAAAATAATTATGTGGCAGGCGCTAAGAAGTACACACCTCCTTCAGGCTATTTCCCTCAAGAAATTTGTGGTCAAAACTTACCACCAAATATAATACATCTTCAAAGTACAAGTCAGCAAAGTCCCGATTTAGCAGGACCTCCCGGCCAAGCATTCCCTCAAGGATTCAATGCAGGTAATCCGGCGGGTCAAGGGCCTAATCATATTGGTCAGAGTTACGCAAATGCCCAAGGGGGTTCTGTTCCCCCAGGTCAATCCTCACAGTATGGTCAAGGCCAAAGTTTAGGCCAAAACGCACCTGGCAACGTTCAGTCTACTCACAGTCAAAGTCAAGTTCTAAATAAGTCATCACCCGTCGCAGGTCAAAGCCCTGCTCAAGTATCGCCAAGTGGACAGGGTAGTTCAGTAAGACCCGGAGCCAGTGGTCACGAATCACAAAATTCTCAAAACACATCTAGCAACATTCAGTCTAGTCAAAGTCCAGGCCAAAATAAGCCATCACACAACGCCGGCCAAAGCCCTACTCAAGTATCGCCCGGAGGCAGTGGCCACGTATCACTAAATGTTCAAAACTCACCTGGCAACATTCAGTCTAGTCCTTCTACTAGGACTTCAAAAAGTGAAAGTCTCGTCCAAAGTAAGTCATCTCATGAAGAAGGCCAAGGCCCTTTACAAGCATCGCCAAATAAACAGGGCAGTGGTCAAGATTCACTTAACGTTCAAAACGCATCTAGCAAAGTTTCGTCTTCTCAAGATCCAAATGCAACGCCCCTTAAAAGTGGCGAAGATACTCTAGAACAACAAAATCAAAGTACTGGTCAAAGCGAGCAAAATCAAAATCCAGATCAATCTGAACAAAATACAGATGAATCTGGAGCAATCAAACCAAGTACCCGAGACGATTCCACGCAGGCCGGTCAACTTGTTCCATTTAATGGTAGTAAAATCTTAACACATCAAAGGCCTAGTGCTTCCGGTGGAAGACAATCAAGTGGAAATTCGTCAAAATTAAACCAGACGGCACAAAGTTCTGGACCCATATCTGCCGCTAGCCAAGTCCCTGATATGCAGGGAACGCCTGACGATCCCTTTAGAATACTTGGCGTAAATCAGGACCCTGCACACTGCCGTGGCAATGTTTGTTCTGGGCCTCAGACCTATTCTGAATTATTCAGCCCTAGCACTGCGCCACAATCCTTGCAAAGTACTGGTGGTCAGCAATCGTTGACATCAGGAAAGACCTTGGATCATACTTGCATAAGAGATTCAATTGAAGAAAATAACTGCCGACAACCCTTCTGCTCCAAAATACCTTGTCTTTTCCCTCACCGTCCGATGTGTCCTGCACAACATCGAGGGAGACACAGGCCGAGACAGTCTCGAGACCAAAGAGTGTTCCAGGGTGAGCAGCCCGCGCGGTTGACAGAAGTGGATGAGACAGACACAAGTACAGATAGAGAGAGGGACATGTGTAGGTGTATTAGGAGAGGCAGAAGAAGTAGATGTCGCAGACAACCCGATGAATTTTCCATGGAATATCCCCCCTGCGTTCCTATGCGTTATCAGTGTTACTAttaa